In the Candidatus Obscuribacterales bacterium genome, one interval contains:
- a CDS encoding lipid-A-disaccharide synthase-related protein, whose translation MSQLKILCLSNGHGEDAIALRILQSLQQHPAAPQVSALPIVGVGHVYRQHNIPLVGPAKQLPSGGFIYMDRRQLARDVRGGLLKLTWEQLQVTRQWAKKGGVILAVGDIVPLLFAWLSGAPYAFVGTAKSEYYLQDEAGRLPRSSWFESLEGCFGSVYLPWERWMMKHRRCRGVFPRDRITTQVLQQWDIPAFDLGNPMMDGLDATSTLPISSGESDRTLTITLLPGSRIPEAYENWQKITEMVQVLTTRLWQRSLLFLGAIAPSLDLDELQKTLIAQGWQLQSHPANYRLYTQRKAQLILTQSGFADCLHAGDLAIAMAGTATEQFIGLGKPALTLAGKGPQFTPAFAEAQTRLLGPSAILLKEPQQALTVIDQLLNDPDRLQLISENGKRRMGTPGAAQRIAQGIVQCFQSSPKS comes from the coding sequence ATGAGTCAGCTAAAAATACTATGCCTGAGTAATGGCCATGGCGAAGATGCGATCGCCCTACGGATTCTCCAATCTCTCCAGCAGCATCCCGCTGCTCCCCAAGTGTCTGCCCTGCCGATTGTTGGCGTGGGGCATGTCTATCGCCAGCACAATATCCCCCTAGTGGGCCCTGCGAAGCAACTGCCCTCCGGCGGCTTCATCTATATGGATCGGCGGCAGCTGGCCCGAGATGTGCGGGGAGGGCTTCTGAAGCTCACTTGGGAGCAACTGCAGGTGACCCGGCAATGGGCGAAAAAAGGCGGCGTTATTTTAGCCGTGGGCGATATTGTGCCGCTGCTGTTTGCCTGGCTGAGTGGCGCACCCTATGCCTTTGTAGGCACCGCCAAATCGGAGTATTACCTCCAGGATGAAGCTGGCCGGCTGCCGCGCTCATCGTGGTTTGAATCCTTGGAGGGCTGTTTCGGCTCTGTCTATCTACCTTGGGAACGTTGGATGATGAAGCATCGCCGATGTCGGGGTGTTTTCCCTCGCGATCGCATCACCACCCAGGTGCTCCAACAGTGGGATATTCCAGCCTTCGACTTAGGCAATCCCATGATGGATGGCCTAGATGCTACATCGACCCTGCCGATATCCAGTGGTGAAAGCGATCGCACCCTAACCATCACCCTACTGCCCGGTTCACGCATACCGGAAGCCTATGAGAACTGGCAAAAAATAACCGAGATGGTGCAGGTGCTGACCACCCGGCTGTGGCAGCGATCGCTGTTGTTTTTGGGGGCGATCGCTCCTAGCCTTGACCTAGATGAGCTGCAAAAAACGCTCATCGCCCAAGGTTGGCAACTTCAGTCCCATCCTGCGAACTATCGACTCTATACTCAGCGCAAAGCTCAGCTGATTCTCACCCAGAGTGGCTTTGCTGACTGTCTCCATGCGGGGGATTTAGCGATCGCCATGGCCGGCACCGCCACCGAACAGTTTATTGGTCTAGGGAAACCGGCTCTCACCCTAGCGGGCAAAGGGCCGCAGTTTACTCCTGCCTTTGCCGAAGCTCAGACCCGTCTTCTCGGCCCTTCTGCTATTTTGCTCAAAGAACCCCAGCAAGCGCTGACGGTGATCGATCAGCTGCTCAATGATCCCGATCGCCTACAGTTGATTAGCGAAAATGGTAAGCGCCGCATGGGAACGCCCGGAGCTGCCCAGCGCATCGCCCAAGGAATCGTGCAATGCTTTCAATCCTCACCAAAAAGTTGA
- a CDS encoding 2-phosphosulfolactate phosphatase family protein: protein MKLFVFHTPEQTPTDTRPDCAIAIDVLRATTTVATALEAGAEAVQAFSSIEQLMQASEAWPVEKRLRAGERGGAKVQGCDLGNSPLDCTVDRVTGRRLFLSTTNGTRCLERIQSAQTVLTAALVNRATVSHYLHRHRPETVWLVGSGWEGSYSLEDTVCAGAVLHHLRQLMDTEHVITGNDEAIAALALYEQWQSRLLDLLSAASHGHRLLRLDGMEDLKYCAQLDTLDVLPIQTEPGLLVKQV from the coding sequence GTGAAGCTATTTGTTTTCCATACGCCTGAACAAACGCCCACCGATACTCGTCCAGATTGTGCGATCGCTATTGATGTGCTGCGAGCCACAACAACGGTGGCTACAGCCCTAGAGGCTGGTGCTGAGGCTGTACAAGCCTTCAGCAGTATTGAGCAACTCATGCAGGCAAGCGAGGCCTGGCCCGTTGAGAAACGGCTGCGAGCAGGGGAGCGAGGTGGTGCGAAGGTGCAGGGCTGCGACCTTGGCAACTCTCCTCTGGATTGCACCGTGGATCGAGTCACGGGACGGCGATTGTTTCTGAGCACTACCAACGGCACGCGCTGCCTCGAACGGATTCAATCAGCCCAGACGGTGTTGACCGCCGCCTTGGTGAACCGGGCAACCGTGTCCCACTATCTACACCGTCATCGGCCGGAAACCGTTTGGCTGGTGGGTTCTGGCTGGGAGGGCAGCTATTCTCTCGAAGATACGGTCTGTGCGGGGGCAGTACTACACCACCTGCGCCAGTTGATGGACACAGAGCATGTGATCACAGGCAATGATGAAGCGATCGCTGCCTTGGCTCTCTATGAGCAATGGCAGAGTCGCCTCCTAGATCTGCTCTCGGCCGCCAGTCATGGCCACCGGCTGCTGCGCCTCGATGGCATGGAAGACCTCAAGTATTGTGCCCAACTCGATACCCTGGATGTGTTGCCAATTCAAACTGAGCCAGGCCTGTTGGTGAAACAGGTTTAG
- a CDS encoding ABC transporter ATP-binding protein, translating to MTDAVPLLQVEAVHAGYVKDLDILQGINFKVYPGELVAVIGPNGAGKSTLAKAIFGLLTPHRGKILFRRESILGLKPNQIVERGMCYVPQISNVFPSLTIEENLDMGAFIRDTPPKELKQKIFDMFPVLAERRKQRAGTLSGGERQQLAMGRALMLEPRLMLLDEPSAALSPQLVTTIFDRIRQINQGGMAIVLVEQNARRALEMSHRGYVLDTGRDRVEGPGSQLLNDPSVGELYLGASRSRS from the coding sequence ATGACAGATGCTGTTCCCTTGCTCCAGGTTGAAGCGGTTCATGCTGGGTATGTCAAAGATCTAGATATTCTTCAAGGCATTAACTTTAAGGTCTATCCGGGTGAGTTGGTGGCGGTGATTGGCCCCAACGGAGCCGGTAAGTCTACGCTGGCGAAAGCTATTTTTGGGCTGTTGACGCCCCATCGCGGCAAGATCCTGTTTCGTCGAGAATCTATTTTGGGGCTGAAGCCTAACCAGATTGTCGAGCGGGGAATGTGCTACGTGCCGCAGATCTCGAATGTGTTTCCATCGTTGACCATTGAAGAAAACCTAGACATGGGAGCATTTATTCGCGATACGCCACCCAAGGAGCTCAAGCAAAAGATTTTTGACATGTTTCCCGTGCTGGCAGAACGACGCAAGCAACGAGCTGGCACCCTGTCCGGTGGAGAACGGCAGCAACTCGCCATGGGGCGGGCCCTGATGCTGGAACCGCGCTTGATGCTGCTGGATGAACCTTCGGCAGCTCTGTCTCCGCAGTTAGTCACCACCATTTTCGATCGCATCCGACAGATTAACCAAGGCGGAATGGCGATCGTGTTAGTTGAACAAAATGCCCGTCGCGCCCTGGAAATGTCCCATCGAGGCTATGTTCTAGATACGGGGCGCGATCGCGTCGAGGGCCCCGGTTCACAGTTGCTCAACGATCCAAGCGTGGGTGAATTATACCTAGGCGCTAGCAGATCGCGATCATAA
- a CDS encoding ferredoxin family protein, giving the protein MPHTIVTNVCEGVADCVDACPVACIHDGPGKNEKGTDWYWIDFSTCIDCGICVQVCPVEGAILPEERPELQKTPT; this is encoded by the coding sequence ATGCCACATACCATTGTGACGAACGTTTGTGAAGGCGTTGCTGACTGTGTAGATGCCTGCCCAGTCGCCTGCATCCACGACGGGCCCGGCAAAAATGAAAAAGGTACCGACTGGTACTGGATTGATTTCTCCACCTGCATTGACTGCGGCATCTGCGTGCAGGTCTGTCCTGTGGAGGGAGCCATCTTGCCAGAAGAACGCCCAGAACTACAAAAAACACCGACCTAG
- a CDS encoding ATP phosphoribosyltransferase regulatory subunit: protein MTYQPPVGARDLFPLDVAQKVWIEARLQQVFHQWGYHRIITSTLERLDTLMAGGAIDQSTVIQVQGAEEQGLGLRPEFTASIARAAVTRMAGMTFPYRLYYNANVFRRPSASSYNRQQEFFQAGVELLGQDGVGADAEVLLLLSDCMRKLGMQQWHLLIGEAGLSRSLLSVFPERLRSDVRRAIAHLDRMALEALPLSDELRDRALLLLDLRGKPADVLQTVSQLDLEDDQRRIIENLKVLVDLLQDSFQAQPDQAHPSLILDLSLMQTFDYYTGIVFEAVNWGESGQRILGQGGRYDQLLGLYHPQGDSAPGVGFSLNIEDLHHVMLTNDRLPLEIPASHWLVVPQSPAAYATAFTHAQTIRDESTPDEPQRVEVDLMDRGSPEAVRAYARQQHIEQIAWINAAGDLTVEQLA from the coding sequence ATGACTTATCAACCTCCCGTTGGAGCCAGGGATCTATTTCCGCTGGACGTGGCCCAAAAGGTTTGGATTGAGGCACGGCTGCAGCAGGTCTTTCATCAGTGGGGCTACCATCGCATCATTACCTCAACCCTAGAGCGCCTAGATACGCTGATGGCTGGGGGAGCGATCGATCAATCCACGGTGATTCAAGTCCAAGGTGCGGAGGAGCAAGGGCTGGGTCTGCGTCCAGAATTCACGGCGTCCATTGCCCGAGCAGCGGTGACCCGCATGGCCGGCATGACCTTCCCCTATCGTTTGTACTACAACGCCAATGTCTTTCGGCGACCGTCGGCCTCCAGCTACAACCGTCAGCAGGAGTTTTTCCAGGCTGGGGTTGAGTTGCTGGGACAGGATGGGGTAGGAGCTGATGCAGAGGTGCTGCTGCTGCTGTCAGACTGTATGCGTAAGCTGGGTATGCAGCAGTGGCATTTGTTAATTGGAGAAGCGGGGCTGAGCCGATCGCTCCTATCGGTGTTTCCAGAACGCCTACGGTCAGACGTGCGGCGGGCGATCGCTCATTTAGATCGCATGGCCCTAGAAGCGCTGCCCCTGTCAGACGAGCTCCGCGATCGCGCTCTGTTGCTGTTAGATCTACGGGGCAAGCCAGCAGACGTCTTGCAAACCGTATCCCAGCTTGACCTAGAGGATGATCAGCGCCGAATTATTGAGAACCTCAAGGTTTTGGTAGACCTGCTGCAGGATAGCTTCCAGGCTCAGCCTGATCAGGCCCATCCGTCGCTGATTTTAGATCTTAGCCTCATGCAAACCTTCGACTATTACACCGGCATTGTCTTTGAGGCGGTGAACTGGGGTGAGTCAGGTCAGCGCATCTTGGGGCAAGGGGGCCGCTACGACCAACTGCTGGGGTTGTACCATCCCCAAGGCGATAGCGCTCCAGGCGTAGGTTTTTCCCTGAATATCGAAGACCTACACCATGTCATGCTCACCAACGATCGCTTGCCCTTGGAGATTCCCGCTAGCCATTGGCTGGTGGTGCCCCAATCCCCTGCTGCCTATGCGACGGCGTTCACCCATGCCCAGACAATCCGTGACGAGAGTACGCCCGATGAACCACAGCGAGTGGAAGTGGATCTCATGGATCGAGGTAGTCCGGAGGCCGTGCGCGCCTATGCCCGTCAACAGCACATTGAACAAATTGCCTGGATCAATGCCGCCGGCGACCTGACGGTTGAGCAATTAGCCTAG